In Amphiura filiformis chromosome 1, Afil_fr2py, whole genome shotgun sequence, the following are encoded in one genomic region:
- the LOC140167466 gene encoding uncharacterized protein — MADIDILGIDELLVVFNLLNLFDKLTAMRVNRRWYNIIKNTHAWKIINFYDRGPADKKTYRRFVSKQGKIAALELRPCEQHDSEWRFPHNEDDVFKFLNTYAGVALLRIDLHVISVKIMQLLHTNCPNLQTLNLFAHSQDSHLGWVVDLGETHLIHFSPNIKHLRLCLPSGYWWLGFNIYWEWTSMNNEQHNAMYRQKLLRAEMLLTHVAQCSNLQRLTLEYVDWSDASMQKLLTQTGLQHLELLNCSFHDRNSPIIPDGDVTFHGNIGSCDSILTTHVGCFTSLTSFSLGFEATFKSPNLHDFFCSISRWETLKKLSLKWVNYSEEFKVMIPGLLNLETLELEGDSVTSSVVTLVGEHLIRLKVLKLRHGTYSHQSLKSLTHHWMLEELAIMDPYYGVRCRERLDYDWLSAIYDIVDTLPKIKYVKLEGHNLSHPFTHFKYPVLKGVDIEVSDVRLQ, encoded by the exons ATGGCGGATATCGATATCCTTGGTATTGATGAGCTGCTGGTGGTATTCAACTTATTAAACCTGTTTGACAAACTCACAGCAATGAG GGTTAACAGAAGATGGTACAACATCATCAAGAATACTCATGCATGGAAGATTATCAATTTTTATGATAGAGGTCCTGCCGACAAGAAAACATACAGGAGGTTTGTATCCAAGCAAGGTAAAATAGCAGCACTTGAGCTCCGGCCCTGTGAACAACATGACAGTGAATGGAGATTCCCTCACAATGAAGATGATGTCTTCAAGTTCCTTAATACTTATGCAGGTGTGGCATTACTACGAATTGATCTTCATGTTATTAGTGTGAAGATCATGCAATTGTTACACACAAATTGCCCTAATCTACAAACTCTCAACTTGTTTGCGCATTCTCAGGATTCTCATCTTGGATGGGTGGTCGATCTGGGTGAGACACACCTTATCCATTTTTCACCCAACATCAAACATCTTAGATTGTGTCTGCCGAGTGGCTATTGGTGGCTAGGATTTAACATATATTGGGAATGGACATCAATGAATAATGAACAACACAATGCTATGTATAGGCAGAAATTATTACGAGCGGAAATGCTCTTAACGCATGTTGCCCAATGCTCCAATTTGCAAAGGTTAACATTAGAATATGTTGACTGGAGTGATGCATCCATGCAGAAGCTGTTGACTCAAACTGGTCTACAACATCTTGAATTGCTCAATTGCTCCTTTCATGACCGGAATAGTCCAATTATACCAGATGGCGATGTTACTTTCCATGGCAACATAGGATCATGTGATTCCATTTTGACCACTCATGTCGGTTGCTTTACATCTTTAACATCATTTAGTCTGGGATTTGAGGCTACATTTAAATCACCAAACTTGCATGATTTTTTCTGTTctatcagtagatgggagactttGAAAAAATTGTCATTAAAATGGGTAAATTATTCAGAAGAATTCAAAGTGATGATACCAGGGTTGTTGAATTTGGAGACTTTAGAGCTAGAGGGAGACTCTGTAACATCGTCAGTGGTAACCTTGGTTGGGGAACACCTAATAAGACTCAAAGTCTTGAAACTACGACATGGAACATATTCACACCAAAGTTTGAAATCATTAACCCACCATTGGATGCTAGAGGAACTTGCCATAATGGACCCTTACTATGGTGTCAGGTGCAGGGAACGCTTGGATTATGATTGGCTTTCTGCAATATATGACATAGTGGATACTCTGCCAAAAATAAAATATGTCAAGTTAGAAGGGCACAATTTATCTCATCCATTCACTCATTTCAAATATCCAGTTCTTAAAGGTGTTGACATTGAAGTGAGTGATGTTCGGCTCCAATAA